One Candidatus Binatia bacterium DNA window includes the following coding sequences:
- a CDS encoding Trk system potassium transporter TrkH encodes MNLFFDVHLLGLLLLVLGAAQTLSLALAAGFGEPLEPYLVAVGCSVLAGSALAFSFRAHDRRLRARDGFFIVGGGWILASSFGAVPYVATGILGPVDAFFESVAGFTTTGSTVLTKIETVPKALLFWRALTQWLGGMGIILFTIAILPVIGVGGMELFRAEVPGPVADKIRPRIVETARMLWVLYLGFTAAEVLCLRLAGVDLFESICHAFTTMATGGFSTRDTSIGSFESPLVEWIVVFFMLAAGMNFVLHYRLLQGRFREVWKDAELRYFLAVVAVATVLVTATLAGELGWEKAFRQATFQVVSILTTTGYVTTDFEAWTPLAHFCFLLLMVLGGMSGSTGGGIKSMRALLGLRALKATLDRLVHPHAVRPVKYAGAPVPDEVLAGIWAFFTAYFVVAAFAAGCVAAAGYDLVTAASSALTALGNVGPGLGEVGAYDNFAHFPAAIKILLSLCMLAGRLEVFTLLVLCFPEFWRR; translated from the coding sequence GTGAACCTTTTTTTCGACGTCCACCTCCTCGGCCTTCTGCTCCTCGTCCTCGGAGCCGCCCAGACACTTTCGCTCGCCCTGGCGGCCGGTTTCGGCGAGCCCCTCGAGCCCTATCTCGTGGCGGTGGGTTGCTCGGTCCTTGCGGGCAGCGCTCTCGCGTTTTCCTTCCGGGCGCACGACCGGCGCTTGCGGGCGCGCGACGGATTTTTCATCGTGGGCGGTGGCTGGATCCTCGCCTCCTCGTTCGGAGCCGTTCCCTACGTCGCCACGGGAATCCTGGGTCCCGTCGACGCCTTTTTCGAGTCCGTGGCGGGGTTCACGACGACGGGCTCCACCGTACTCACGAAGATCGAGACGGTACCGAAAGCGCTCCTCTTCTGGCGGGCGCTGACGCAATGGCTCGGGGGGATGGGGATCATCCTTTTCACGATCGCGATCCTGCCCGTGATCGGAGTGGGCGGCATGGAGCTTTTCCGCGCCGAGGTACCCGGACCCGTAGCCGACAAGATCCGGCCGCGGATCGTGGAGACCGCACGCATGCTCTGGGTTCTCTATCTCGGCTTCACCGCAGCCGAGGTCCTCTGTCTCCGGCTCGCAGGGGTCGACCTTTTCGAATCCATCTGCCACGCGTTCACGACGATGGCGACCGGAGGCTTCTCGACCCGGGACACCTCGATCGGAAGCTTCGAGTCCCCCCTCGTCGAATGGATCGTGGTGTTCTTCATGCTCGCCGCGGGCATGAACTTCGTGCTCCACTACCGGCTCCTCCAGGGGCGATTCCGCGAGGTGTGGAAGGACGCGGAGCTCCGGTACTTTCTGGCCGTCGTGGCGGTGGCGACGGTACTCGTCACGGCGACGCTCGCCGGTGAGCTGGGATGGGAAAAGGCGTTCCGGCAAGCGACCTTCCAGGTCGTATCCATCCTCACCACGACAGGCTACGTGACGACGGATTTCGAGGCCTGGACTCCGCTCGCGCACTTCTGCTTCCTCCTCCTGATGGTGCTCGGAGGGATGTCGGGTTCGACGGGTGGCGGCATCAAGAGCATGCGGGCGCTCCTCGGGCTCCGGGCGCTCAAGGCTACGCTCGACCGGCTCGTTCACCCGCACGCCGTCCGTCCCGTCAAGTACGCCGGAGCTCCGGTTCCCGACGAGGTGCTCGCCGGCATCTGGGCTTTCTTCACGGCCTATTTCGTGGTCGCGGCGTTCGCGGCGGGTTGCGTCGCCGCCGCGGGCTACGACCTCGTGACGGCCGCTTCGTCGGCGCTCACGGCGCTCGGCAACGTAGGGCCCGGGCTCGGGGAAGTCGGAGCCTACGACAACTTCGCCCACTTCCCCGCCGCGATCAAAATCCTCCTGTCCCTTTGCATGCTCGCGGGCCGCCTCGAGGTTTTCACGCTCCTCGTCCTCTGCTTCCCGGAGTTCTGGCGGCGGTGA
- a CDS encoding hydrolase, which produces MTEIQHGFVYANGLRFHVARAGEGEKLALLLHGFPELWYSWRFQLPLLARLGYRAWAPDLRGYGETDRPTRMEDYAIETLLDDVAGLVDAAGAKSTLLVGHDWGGILAWYFAILRKRPLERLVVMNCPHPGPMRQALRGWRQRLRSWYVLFFQIPWLPEALLGAGHARAIGDAFVRMAVDKSRFPEDVLRVYRDHASQPGALTAMLHYYRALVRGGGARRLEKIRLEPIDVPTLLLWGEKDSALGKETTYGTGAYVRNLTLRYLPNVSHWVQQEAPELVNAMLEAWLADRPVPEAHEISGATPA; this is translated from the coding sequence ATGACGGAGATCCAGCACGGTTTCGTCTACGCGAACGGTCTCCGCTTCCACGTGGCTCGTGCGGGAGAAGGCGAGAAGCTCGCCCTTCTCCTCCACGGCTTCCCGGAACTCTGGTACTCGTGGCGTTTCCAGCTACCCCTTCTCGCTCGCCTGGGCTACCGTGCCTGGGCTCCCGACCTCCGCGGCTACGGGGAGACGGACCGACCCACCCGTATGGAGGACTACGCCATCGAAACCTTGCTCGACGACGTGGCCGGGCTCGTCGATGCGGCGGGCGCCAAATCCACGTTGCTCGTGGGCCACGACTGGGGCGGAATCCTGGCCTGGTATTTCGCCATCCTGAGGAAAAGACCCCTCGAGCGGCTCGTCGTCATGAACTGCCCGCACCCGGGCCCCATGCGGCAGGCGCTCCGCGGCTGGAGGCAGAGACTCCGCTCCTGGTACGTGCTCTTCTTCCAGATTCCGTGGTTGCCGGAAGCTCTGCTCGGTGCCGGGCACGCGCGCGCCATAGGGGATGCGTTCGTTCGGATGGCGGTGGACAAAAGCCGCTTCCCGGAAGACGTCCTGCGCGTGTACCGCGATCACGCGAGCCAGCCGGGAGCCTTGACGGCCATGTTGCACTACTACCGGGCGCTGGTTCGGGGCGGTGGGGCTCGACGACTCGAAAAAATCCGTCTCGAGCCGATCGACGTCCCCACGCTCCTTCTCTGGGGAGAGAAAGACAGCGCCCTCGGGAAGGAAACGACCTACGGGACCGGAGCCTACGTGCGCAACCTGACGCTACGGTATCTCCCGAACGTCTCGCACTGGGTGCAGCAGGAAGCTCCCGAACTCGTCAACGCCATGCTCGAGGCGTGGCTCGCCGACCGGCCCGTTCCCGAAGCCCACGAGATTTCCGGGGCCACGCCGGCCTGA
- a CDS encoding cytochrome P450 — protein sequence MATMIEMFGGSVMSPVPDPYPVYRKLRHESPVILLQTIMGEQYMVTRYDDVFACLKNNAVFSSRSNARGIGVVMGRTILEMDGKEHLRHRALVSPAFLPHSLQKHAPAISAIADELIDGFAREGRADLVQQFTFVFPMRVITYIIGVPVEDYHKFHHWALDVIGVADNPERGLESAKKIVDYLRPILERRRREPTDDLLSKLVHAEIEGHRLTEEEVLSFLRLLLPAGADTTYRLLGSALYALLTHRQYLEEVLADPEKIDWAIEETLRWEAPVQYVSREPVEDVEVAGVKIPKGAGVQLAIGSANRDEEHFPDPDRFDLHRRPTDHLPFGFGQHFCAGSHLAKLEARTALPKLLHRLRNLRLDPSQECRIVGLAFRSPDRLPVLFDPER from the coding sequence ATGGCGACGATGATCGAGATGTTCGGCGGTTCGGTCATGAGTCCCGTCCCGGACCCCTATCCCGTCTACCGGAAGCTTCGCCACGAATCGCCGGTCATCCTTCTGCAGACGATCATGGGCGAGCAGTACATGGTGACCCGCTACGACGACGTGTTCGCCTGCCTGAAGAACAACGCCGTCTTTTCCTCCCGGTCGAACGCGCGGGGGATCGGCGTCGTGATGGGCAGGACGATTCTCGAGATGGACGGAAAAGAGCACCTGCGGCACCGTGCCCTCGTGAGCCCTGCCTTCCTCCCGCACTCGCTCCAGAAGCACGCCCCCGCCATCTCCGCGATCGCCGACGAGCTCATCGACGGCTTCGCGCGCGAGGGCAGGGCCGACCTCGTCCAGCAGTTCACGTTCGTCTTCCCGATGCGCGTCATCACCTACATCATCGGGGTTCCGGTGGAGGACTACCACAAGTTCCACCACTGGGCGCTCGACGTGATCGGTGTCGCCGACAACCCCGAGCGAGGTCTGGAGTCGGCCAAAAAGATCGTGGACTACCTGCGGCCGATTCTCGAAAGGCGCCGGCGCGAGCCCACGGACGATCTCCTGAGCAAGCTCGTTCACGCCGAGATAGAGGGCCACCGGCTCACGGAAGAAGAGGTCCTGAGCTTTCTCCGCTTGCTCCTTCCCGCCGGGGCCGACACGACCTATCGCCTGCTCGGCAGCGCCCTCTACGCTCTTCTCACGCACCGGCAGTACCTCGAAGAAGTCCTGGCCGACCCCGAGAAAATCGACTGGGCCATCGAAGAGACGCTTCGCTGGGAAGCCCCGGTGCAGTACGTTTCGCGCGAGCCCGTCGAAGACGTGGAGGTAGCGGGGGTGAAGATTCCCAAGGGAGCCGGTGTGCAGCTCGCCATCGGGTCGGCGAACCGGGACGAGGAGCATTTCCCGGACCCCGACCGCTTCGACTTGCATCGTCGTCCCACGGACCACCTGCCGTTCGGGTTCGGGCAACATTTTTGCGCCGGGTCCCATCTTGCGAAGCTCGAAGCGCGGACGGCTTTGCCGAAGCTCCTCCATCGGCTCAGGAACCTCCGGCTCGACCCGTCGCAAGAATGCCGGATCGTGGGTCTGGCGTTCCGATCGCCGGACCGGCTGCCCGTTCTTTTCGACCCCGAGAGGTGA
- a CDS encoding putative HTH-type transcriptional regulator, with amino-acid sequence MALQAGPALQERTRERILDGALRAIALHGLSKLGMNDVSEHAGVSRGTVYRYFPSREALLADLADRESRRFEEVVRRALRDAPEGAERLRIVLEHAANYVRLHPALQRLLEAESAFVVSYLREKFSVIRGMLGRLLGPLLEATEVARSGVASPEQLLDWMTRVLVSMILFPDPDPEEMTRALTATYSLLTGPSRARRAPRHEVSTGRRRRNS; translated from the coding sequence ATGGCGCTTCAGGCAGGTCCGGCACTCCAGGAACGTACGCGCGAGCGAATCCTCGACGGAGCGCTGCGCGCCATCGCGCTCCACGGACTTTCCAAGCTGGGGATGAACGACGTGAGCGAGCACGCGGGCGTCTCGCGAGGTACGGTGTACCGCTACTTTCCGTCGCGGGAAGCTCTGCTGGCCGACCTGGCGGACCGGGAAAGCCGGCGCTTCGAAGAAGTCGTCCGTCGAGCCCTCCGTGACGCTCCGGAGGGCGCGGAGCGGCTCAGGATCGTGCTCGAGCACGCCGCGAACTACGTGCGCCTCCACCCGGCGCTCCAGCGGCTGCTCGAGGCGGAGTCGGCTTTCGTCGTGTCCTACCTGCGCGAGAAGTTTTCCGTGATTCGGGGGATGCTCGGGCGTCTTCTGGGGCCGCTTCTCGAGGCGACCGAAGTCGCGCGGAGCGGTGTGGCTTCTCCCGAGCAGCTCCTCGACTGGATGACCCGGGTGCTCGTCTCGATGATTCTTTTTCCGGACCCGGATCCCGAGGAGATGACGCGGGCGCTCACGGCCACGTACTCGCTGCTGACCGGGCCCTCCCGCGCCCGGCGTGCGCCGCGGCACGAGGTCTCGACGGGCCGACGTCGGCGGAATTCCTGA
- the nnrU gene encoding NnrU protein has product MPAWSWILVWWLAFAGSHLALSSFPLRTRLVARFGERGFQGLYSAVAFLTFLPLVVVYARHRHTGPVLWWLRDVPAVWTASLILSGFAVVLLVLAFFQPSPVAIAPGPVKVQGVLRITRHPLFSALGLWGLGHLLVNGFLSDVLFFGGFAVFSFLGSAHQDVRKLREGGRELEAFYRETSLLPFVALLRGRTSFVPREIPWFGVLLGLLLAAVLYVAHPYLFAR; this is encoded by the coding sequence ATGCCCGCGTGGTCCTGGATCCTCGTCTGGTGGCTCGCCTTCGCCGGCTCGCACCTGGCCCTTTCCTCCTTTCCGCTGAGAACGCGACTGGTGGCACGGTTCGGGGAGAGGGGGTTCCAGGGCCTCTATTCGGCCGTGGCTTTTCTCACGTTTCTCCCGCTCGTCGTCGTGTACGCGCGCCACCGCCACACGGGGCCGGTTCTCTGGTGGCTTCGGGACGTGCCTGCCGTCTGGACGGCGAGCCTGATCCTCTCCGGTTTTGCGGTCGTGCTCCTGGTCCTGGCTTTCTTCCAGCCGAGTCCCGTGGCCATCGCTCCGGGGCCCGTGAAGGTGCAGGGCGTGCTCCGCATCACGCGCCACCCCCTCTTCTCGGCTCTCGGGCTCTGGGGGCTCGGCCACCTCCTCGTGAACGGTTTTCTTTCCGACGTCCTGTTTTTCGGCGGCTTTGCCGTTTTTTCTTTTCTCGGGTCCGCGCACCAGGACGTGCGCAAGCTCCGGGAGGGCGGCCGCGAGCTCGAGGCCTTCTACCGCGAGACGTCCCTTCTGCCCTTCGTGGCCCTGCTGCGGGGCCGGACGAGTTTCGTGCCGCGAGAGATTCCGTGGTTCGGGGTGCTCCTCGGCTTGCTGCTCGCGGCGGTCCTCTACGTCGCGCACCCCTACCTTTTCGCGCGTTGA
- a CDS encoding twitching motility protein PilT produces the protein MELVIDTAAVLAVVLNEPERGALIAATRGAVLFAPASLPWEVGNALVAAVRRRRLSRDAALLAWKSYRKIALRLVALDIGRAIALATERGIYAYDAYMLELARSRGLPLLTLDTRLRSVARAAGVELVEIGDQP, from the coding sequence GTGGAACTGGTCATCGATACCGCAGCGGTCTTGGCCGTCGTCCTGAACGAGCCCGAGCGCGGCGCTCTGATCGCGGCCACGAGAGGCGCGGTGCTGTTCGCGCCGGCGTCGCTCCCCTGGGAGGTCGGGAACGCGCTGGTTGCTGCCGTGCGTCGCCGGCGCCTCTCCCGCGATGCCGCCCTCCTGGCCTGGAAGTCTTACCGGAAGATCGCCTTGCGCTTGGTCGCCCTCGATATCGGGAGGGCGATCGCTCTGGCCACGGAGCGAGGCATCTATGCCTACGACGCGTACATGTTGGAACTGGCTCGGAGTCGCGGGCTGCCGCTGTTGACGCTCGACACGCGGCTTCGCTCGGTGGCCCGTGCTGCCGGGGTCGAGCTCGTCGAGATAGGGGACCAACCGTGA
- a CDS encoding DNA polymerase domain-containing protein (possible pseudo, frameshifted): protein MRYPDGIGGKSFFQKQVPEFVPAWVGRCRIEDTEFFVCNELEELLYVVNLGCIPIHLWSSRCSDPQRPDWVVLDLDPKGAPFRNVVRIARALHGLCEALGIPHFAKTSGQEGLHVLLPSGGVLSHDEARTFAELLARLVVRSCGEIATLERSVERREGKVYVDYLQNGFGKTIVAPFSLRARPGAPVSAPLRWNEVRPGLDPLRYSLRSIPRRVARIGDPMADLLRSRPDWRGILGELSKRLEEDRST, encoded by the coding sequence GTGCGCTATCCCGACGGTATCGGCGGGAAGAGCTTTTTCCAGAAGCAGGTGCCGGAGTTCGTGCCCGCGTGGGTGGGGAGGTGCCGGATCGAAGACACGGAGTTTTTCGTGTGCAACGAGCTCGAGGAGCTGCTCTACGTCGTGAACCTGGGGTGCATCCCCATCCACCTCTGGAGTTCGCGGTGCAGCGACCCGCAGCGCCCGGACTGGGTCGTCCTCGACCTCGACCCGAAAGGGGCTCCTTTCCGGAATGTCGTGCGCATCGCTCGCGCCTTGCACGGGCTGTGCGAAGCTCTCGGGATACCCCATTTCGCGAAGACTTCGGGGCAGGAAGGCCTTCACGTGCTCCTTCCTTCGGGGGGAGTTCTCTCCCACGACGAAGCCCGCACGTTTGCCGAGCTGCTCGCACGGCTCGTGGTTCGTTCGTGCGGCGAGATCGCCACGCTCGAGCGCTCCGTGGAACGGCGAGAGGGAAAGGTCTACGTCGACTATCTCCAGAACGGCTTCGGGAAGACGATCGTCGCGCCGTTCTCCCTGCGTGCGCGGCCCGGCGCCCCGGTTTCGGCCCCTCTTCGGTGGAACGAGGTCCGCCCCGGGCTCGATCCCTTGCGCTACTCGCTCCGTAGCATTCCGCGTCGTGTCGCGCGGATCGGGGACCCGATGGCGGACCTTCTTCGGTCGCGGCCCGACTGGCGTGGCATTCTCGGCGAGCTCTCGAAAAGGCTCGAGGAGGACCGTTCGACGTGA
- the ku gene encoding non-homologous end joining protein Ku, producing the protein MPRAIQSATISFGLVAVPVKLFPARQPKTISFRLLHAKDHSRLRQQYVCQTCNQVVERSEMIKGYEYAKDRFVLFTEEEIRALDEASSQTIEIEEFVPLASVDPVFFENAYLLGPEKAGQKAYHLLAAAMREAGMVAVGRFSTRGREPLVLLRETHGGLMLHYLAYADEVVGFSEIDLGDGVQFKEGELDLAVKLVRQLASESFDATKYEDTYRKKLLAAVDQKLAGQQVALAPARAPKAQIIDLMEALKASLEAREKEAAPGRKPARGKGQKAEPRPLPRTKDAS; encoded by the coding sequence ATGCCTCGCGCAATCCAGTCGGCGACGATCAGCTTCGGCCTTGTGGCCGTTCCCGTCAAGCTTTTCCCCGCCCGGCAACCCAAGACCATCTCGTTCCGGCTCCTCCACGCCAAGGACCACTCGCGGCTCCGGCAACAGTACGTCTGCCAGACCTGCAACCAGGTGGTCGAGCGCTCGGAGATGATCAAGGGCTACGAGTACGCGAAGGATCGGTTCGTCCTTTTCACGGAAGAAGAAATCCGGGCCCTCGACGAAGCCAGCAGCCAGACGATCGAGATCGAAGAGTTCGTCCCGCTCGCTTCCGTCGACCCCGTCTTTTTCGAAAACGCCTACCTGCTCGGTCCCGAAAAGGCCGGCCAGAAGGCCTACCACCTCCTCGCGGCCGCGATGAGGGAAGCCGGGATGGTAGCCGTCGGCCGCTTTTCCACCCGGGGCAGGGAACCTCTCGTTCTTTTGAGGGAAACGCACGGCGGACTCATGCTGCACTACCTCGCCTACGCCGACGAGGTCGTGGGTTTTTCGGAAATCGATCTCGGCGACGGCGTGCAGTTCAAAGAAGGGGAACTGGATCTCGCCGTGAAGCTCGTGCGCCAGCTCGCGTCCGAGTCCTTCGACGCGACGAAGTACGAGGACACGTATCGCAAGAAGCTCCTCGCTGCCGTCGACCAGAAACTCGCCGGGCAGCAGGTCGCCCTCGCTCCGGCACGCGCTCCCAAGGCGCAGATCATCGACCTGATGGAAGCCTTGAAAGCCAGTCTCGAGGCACGCGAAAAAGAGGCGGCTCCGGGGCGCAAGCCCGCACGCGGCAAAGGGCAGAAAGCCGAGCCCCGACCGCTTCCCAGAACCAAGGACGCATCCTGA
- a CDS encoding amidohydrolase, whose translation MKTIDADGHVIEPADLWKKELPPSLRSRGFEIRWNPETRQEEVWVEERLLLPVGIVGVGLAGRPFDDVGKGVRYSELMPGGFDPKARLRDMDEEGIDIAVLYPSVGLFLEAIEDPELAEASCRVYNDWLADYCSAAPDRLVGVAAVPLQDVDAAVRELRRAVSDLGMKGAFVRPNPCKGRSLHDPYFDPFWAACAEAGVPVGLHPSGADDLPGALRGLRLDAPIMGHPSIFFIDNFVGFSQMVCGGVLERHPNLEVVVLEAGGGWIGHWFDRFDHFAHVYAWMAPHLRLKPSEYFRRQCYISFDPDETTLPLLLPVIGEDRVVWASDYPHLDATFPGVVRELEEHLGALPPSARDKIRGANAAKLYGIPVDGAQGGSARSSS comes from the coding sequence ATGAAAACGATCGACGCGGACGGCCACGTGATCGAACCGGCCGACCTCTGGAAAAAGGAACTTCCGCCCTCTCTCCGCTCGCGCGGGTTCGAAATCCGGTGGAACCCCGAGACGAGACAGGAAGAGGTCTGGGTCGAGGAGCGTCTCCTTCTGCCCGTCGGTATCGTCGGTGTGGGTCTCGCCGGACGCCCCTTCGACGACGTGGGCAAGGGCGTGCGGTACTCGGAGCTCATGCCCGGGGGGTTCGACCCGAAGGCACGGCTCCGGGACATGGACGAAGAAGGCATCGACATCGCCGTCCTCTATCCTTCCGTCGGCCTTTTTCTCGAAGCCATCGAAGACCCCGAGCTGGCCGAGGCGTCCTGCCGCGTGTACAACGACTGGCTCGCCGACTACTGTAGCGCCGCACCGGACCGACTCGTGGGCGTGGCGGCCGTTCCGCTCCAGGACGTCGACGCAGCGGTCCGCGAACTGCGCCGGGCGGTGTCCGACCTCGGGATGAAAGGGGCTTTCGTCCGGCCCAACCCCTGCAAGGGGCGTTCGCTCCACGACCCGTACTTCGACCCCTTCTGGGCCGCGTGTGCGGAAGCGGGTGTTCCCGTGGGGCTCCATCCTTCGGGGGCCGACGACCTTCCGGGCGCGCTCCGCGGGCTTCGGCTCGACGCTCCCATCATGGGGCATCCCTCGATCTTCTTCATCGACAACTTCGTCGGCTTCTCGCAGATGGTCTGCGGGGGCGTTCTCGAGCGACACCCGAACCTCGAAGTGGTCGTCCTCGAAGCGGGAGGAGGCTGGATCGGACACTGGTTCGATCGGTTCGATCACTTCGCCCACGTCTACGCCTGGATGGCGCCGCACCTGCGACTCAAGCCGAGCGAGTACTTCCGGCGGCAGTGCTACATTTCCTTCGACCCCGACGAAACGACGCTGCCGCTCCTGCTCCCCGTGATCGGCGAAGACCGGGTGGTGTGGGCTTCGGACTACCCGCACCTCGACGCCACGTTCCCCGGCGTCGTGCGCGAACTCGAAGAGCACCTCGGGGCCCTCCCCCCGTCGGCCCGGGACAAAATCCGGGGGGCGAACGCCGCGAAGCTGTACGGAATTCCGGTCGACGGCGCGCAAGGGGGCTCTGCCCGGAGTTCTTCGTGA
- a CDS encoding glyoxalase: MKDARLLHYSHCVSDIERSRRFYVEVLGFEVCGEFDFDDEATAKVMGIPGAKFKGIFMKRDGMRIEIIGFRNPPPPKDVRPRRADEIGHSHFSFYVKNLDAALDYLRSKGVEVVEETRATLQGGIECCVVRDPDGFPIEIVQVPDPKLTLLPYESEA, translated from the coding sequence ATGAAAGACGCCCGTCTTCTGCACTACTCCCACTGCGTCTCGGACATCGAGCGCTCGAGACGCTTCTACGTCGAGGTCCTCGGCTTCGAAGTCTGCGGCGAGTTCGACTTCGACGACGAGGCGACGGCCAAGGTCATGGGTATCCCCGGCGCGAAGTTCAAGGGCATTTTCATGAAACGCGACGGCATGCGGATCGAAATCATCGGCTTCCGGAACCCCCCTCCGCCGAAGGACGTGCGACCGCGCCGGGCCGACGAGATCGGGCACTCGCATTTCAGCTTCTACGTGAAGAACCTCGACGCGGCGCTCGATTACCTCCGCTCGAAGGGGGTGGAGGTAGTCGAAGAGACCCGCGCCACGCTCCAAGGAGGCATCGAGTGCTGCGTCGTCCGGGATCCCGACGGCTTTCCGATCGAGATCGTGCAGGTGCCGGACCCGAAACTCACCCTCCTTCCGTACGAGAGCGAGGCGTGA
- a CDS encoding short chain dehydrogenase, translating to MAGRLEGKVAIVTGGAKGQGEGVARAFASEGAAVGIFDVLADRGETVAREIEGRGGKALFLRCDVSREEEVRDAVERVVATFGGLDILYNNAAVIAYGRKIAELPAEEWDRTMAVNLRGPFLCAKYAIPHLLRRGGGVILNVSSHGAFQASPVGCADYAVAKGGLVTFTYYLASEYGRENIRANCIAPGPVPTDLNAPFLGTPEGREMTASIIPLGRVGEIEDIARAAVFLASDDARWITGEVLRVDGGIVVQ from the coding sequence ATGGCCGGACGGCTCGAAGGAAAAGTCGCCATCGTAACCGGGGGCGCGAAGGGCCAGGGCGAAGGCGTGGCCCGGGCCTTCGCGTCCGAAGGAGCGGCCGTGGGGATTTTCGACGTCCTCGCGGACAGGGGAGAGACCGTGGCCCGCGAAATCGAAGGCCGGGGAGGCAAGGCCCTTTTCCTGCGGTGCGACGTGAGCCGGGAAGAAGAGGTGCGGGACGCCGTCGAGCGAGTCGTCGCGACCTTCGGCGGGCTCGACATCCTCTACAACAACGCGGCCGTCATCGCCTACGGGAGAAAAATCGCGGAGCTCCCGGCCGAGGAGTGGGACCGGACGATGGCGGTGAACCTGCGCGGACCCTTTCTTTGCGCCAAGTACGCGATCCCCCACCTCTTGCGGCGCGGGGGCGGGGTCATCCTGAACGTGTCCTCCCACGGGGCTTTCCAGGCCTCGCCCGTGGGCTGCGCCGACTACGCCGTGGCCAAGGGCGGACTCGTCACGTTCACGTACTACCTGGCCTCCGAATACGGCCGGGAGAACATCCGCGCGAACTGCATCGCCCCGGGGCCCGTCCCCACCGACCTGAATGCGCCCTTTCTCGGCACACCGGAAGGGCGAGAGATGACGGCCTCCATCATCCCCCTCGGGCGGGTCGGGGAGATCGAAGACATCGCGCGGGCGGCCGTGTTTCTCGCCTCCGACGACGCCAGGTGGATCACGGGCGAGGTCCTCAGGGTCGACGGAGGCATCGTCGTCCAGTAA
- a CDS encoding oxidoreductase, with product MELGLRDKVVLVTGAASGMGRATALLFAEEGARVMVADVQERGARETAEEIRNRGGDADFVVGDVSVRKDAVGYVEATVRRFGRLHVLVNNAGVEAFADLVHTSDEAWEKMFGVNAKGPYMVMQAGIPHIAEAGGGAIVNVASGAGLRGNVGLVAYSAAKAALLLMTRCVAREVGNLNIRANAIAPGLFDTPTGRRWIDLVGGMDKALELVGGGMAIRRAGRPEEVARAVVFLASEAASYITGVVLPVDGGMSA from the coding sequence ATGGAGTTAGGACTTCGTGACAAAGTCGTTCTCGTCACCGGCGCCGCTTCCGGCATGGGTCGTGCCACGGCGCTCCTCTTCGCCGAGGAAGGAGCGCGCGTCATGGTCGCCGACGTGCAGGAACGGGGAGCCCGGGAGACCGCCGAGGAAATCCGAAACCGCGGAGGCGACGCCGACTTCGTCGTCGGAGACGTCTCGGTCCGCAAGGACGCCGTCGGCTACGTCGAAGCCACCGTGCGCCGCTTCGGGCGGCTCCACGTGCTCGTCAACAACGCCGGTGTCGAAGCGTTCGCCGACCTGGTCCACACTTCGGACGAAGCATGGGAAAAAATGTTCGGCGTGAACGCGAAGGGCCCGTACATGGTCATGCAGGCGGGCATCCCGCACATCGCCGAGGCGGGCGGCGGAGCGATCGTCAACGTGGCTTCCGGGGCCGGGCTGCGGGGGAACGTGGGGCTCGTGGCCTACAGTGCCGCCAAGGCGGCGCTCCTCCTGATGACCCGCTGCGTCGCCCGGGAAGTCGGAAACCTCAACATCCGGGCGAACGCCATCGCTCCCGGGCTTTTCGACACGCCCACCGGGAGACGCTGGATCGACCTCGTCGGGGGCATGGACAAGGCTCTCGAGCTCGTCGGCGGGGGCATGGCCATCCGGCGCGCCGGGCGTCCCGAAGAAGTCGCCCGCGCCGTCGTGTTCCTCGCTTCGGAGGCGGCTTCCTACATCACCGGAGTCGTGCTACCGGTCGACGGGGGAATGAGCGCCTGA